In the Helianthus annuus cultivar XRQ/B chromosome 11, HanXRQr2.0-SUNRISE, whole genome shotgun sequence genome, one interval contains:
- the LOC110888957 gene encoding uncharacterized protein LOC110888957, with protein MEEGPYQDLDSVSSKWRKMSGVVNRFSEEYNKIYTSGRRSGMSGEFVFKAALEKYKTNHKTAFPNVRAWEVMRKAPKWAPVPNEVEMEKRQKTSETGSFSAGGSDARCHINLNDDAEFDEEEYAVREEERPPRPRQIKEGDDFKERKAKGSLHHALLAAHDPRGYKLAAKHSKWVKAMEEELLALKSNNTWVLVPRPTGANIVGQADPSLFIYKTTKAIVYLLVYVDDIIITGNDSSFITSFVARLHQEFSVKDLGLLGYFLDLEVTHSDASLFLSQAKYAHDILSCAVLLDSKPVATPLTTNDTFLSKGVLFHDPTLYRSLVGALQYLTITSPDISYAVNQAGQHLQAPTTSHFQLVKRILRYVKGTIAFGLTFSKPTSTATVG; from the exons ATGGAAGAAGGACCATATCAAGATCTCGACTCGGTATCTTCAAAGTGGCGAAAGATGAGTGGGGTCGTCAACCGGTTTTCGGaggaatataataaaatatacacaAGTGGGCGCCGTAGTGGGATGAGCGGCGAGTTTGTCTTCAAAGCGGCATTGGAAAAATACAAGACGAACCATAAAACCGCATTCCCCAACGTTCGGGCTTGGGAAGTTATGCGAAAGGCCCCAAAGTGGGCGCCGGTTCCGAATGAGGTTGAGATGGAAAAACGTCAAAAAACCTCGGAGACCGGTAGTTTTAGCGCCGGCGGCTCGGACGCGAGATGTCACATTAATTTAAACGACGACGCCGAGTTCGACGAAGAAGAGTACGCCGTAAGGGAGGAGGAACGTCCCCCCAGGCCGAGACAAATCAAAGAGGGAGACGACTTCAAAGAAAGAAAAGCAAAAG GTTCATTACATCATGCTTTACTTGCAGCTCATGATCCCCGTGGTTACAAATTAGCAGCAAAACACTCTAAATGGGTGAAGGCAATGGAAGAGGAGCTCCTGGCGTTAAAATCTAACAACACTTGGGTACTTGTTCCACGACCTACAGGTGCAAACATTGTTGG TCAAGCGGATCCATCACTTTTTATTTATAAGACAACAAAAGCCATTGTTTATCTTCTTGTGTATGTGGACGACATCATCATCACTGGTAATGATTCCTCTTTTATTACGTCCTTTGTTGCTCGACTGCATCAAGAATTTTCAGTTAAAGACTTGGGCCTACTCGGTTACTTCTTGGATCTTGAAGTTACTCACTCTGATGCTAGTCTCTTTCTCAGTCAGGCGAAATATGCACATGACATTTTGTCCTGTGCTGTTCTGTTAGATTCCAAACCTGTTGCCACTCCTCTTACTACCAATGATACTTTCCTCAGCAAAGGTGTCCTGTTTCATGATCCGACTCTTTACAGGTCTCTAGTTGGAGCTCTTCAGTATCTCACCATTACCAGTCCAGACATCTCTTATGCAGTAAATCAAGCCGGTCAACATCTACAGGCCCCTACAACATCTCATTTTCAGTTGGTTAAACGGATACTACGTTATGTTAAAGGAACAATTGCCTTTGGGTTAACCTTCTCTAAACCAACTTCAACAGCGACCGTTGGATAA